From Microbacterium invictum, the proteins below share one genomic window:
- a CDS encoding serine hydrolase domain-containing protein, which produces MSPVATLPSRTPMDAGVDATGILNLIDALEADPAQEPHGLMILRRGAVIAQGWWAPYTADRPQLVYSLSKSFTSAAAGVLVDEGVLDLDSTVVSHFPEFADEITDERTRRMRVRHVASMASGHENEMIDVALRTDDVEPVRGFLLNPPEQEPGSVFAYNQPATYTLATIVHRLTGRTLVEFLRERVLDPIGAGPIAWEEWPEGRDIGYSGAFMTTDTIARLGLLLLGRGQWAGRRVLSQEWVDAATSVHVDTAPAPERGASDWSRGYGFQHWRSRHGYRGDGAFGQLCLVLPEHEAVVAYQGQSGDMQRLLDAVWQHLLPAIGRAGSAGADAELAARLAGSSLPERVVARVAVDADRWDGAAFSGAADGAESGDSGDAGGHGARVRRDGDGWVLTLTGSTGDVRARFTGEPGWCVTSGDGPVIAVSGGFAGDDELLLDVAFLETPHRLHLRFDRAAGVVTRRWQTPPLRDPADLRDLTAPGAFG; this is translated from the coding sequence ATGAGTCCCGTCGCGACGCTGCCCTCCCGGACGCCGATGGATGCCGGGGTCGACGCCACCGGCATCCTGAACCTCATCGATGCGCTGGAAGCCGACCCGGCCCAGGAACCGCACGGGCTGATGATCCTGCGCCGCGGCGCGGTCATCGCGCAGGGCTGGTGGGCGCCGTACACCGCCGACCGGCCGCAGCTGGTGTACTCGCTCAGCAAGAGCTTCACTTCGGCCGCGGCAGGCGTTCTCGTCGACGAGGGGGTGCTCGACCTCGACAGCACCGTGGTCTCGCACTTCCCCGAGTTCGCCGACGAGATCACCGACGAGCGCACCCGGCGCATGCGCGTGCGGCACGTGGCATCCATGGCCAGCGGTCACGAGAACGAGATGATCGACGTCGCGTTGCGCACCGATGACGTCGAGCCCGTCCGCGGGTTCCTGCTCAATCCGCCCGAGCAGGAACCGGGCAGCGTGTTCGCGTACAACCAGCCCGCCACCTACACGCTCGCGACGATCGTGCACAGACTCACCGGGCGCACTCTGGTCGAGTTCCTGCGCGAGCGGGTGCTCGACCCGATCGGCGCGGGGCCCATCGCGTGGGAGGAGTGGCCCGAGGGTCGCGACATCGGATACTCGGGCGCCTTCATGACAACCGACACCATTGCGCGGCTGGGCCTGCTGCTGCTCGGCCGCGGGCAGTGGGCCGGCCGGCGGGTGCTGTCACAGGAGTGGGTGGATGCCGCGACCTCGGTGCACGTGGACACGGCGCCGGCGCCCGAGCGGGGCGCGTCGGACTGGTCGCGGGGCTACGGCTTCCAGCACTGGCGGTCGCGGCACGGATACCGCGGTGACGGCGCGTTCGGGCAGCTGTGCCTGGTGCTGCCCGAGCACGAAGCCGTGGTCGCCTATCAGGGGCAGTCCGGCGATATGCAGCGGCTGCTGGATGCCGTGTGGCAGCACCTCCTGCCCGCGATCGGTCGTGCGGGGTCGGCGGGAGCGGATGCCGAGCTGGCCGCGCGGCTCGCGGGGTCCTCGCTGCCGGAGCGCGTCGTGGCGCGCGTCGCGGTGGACGCAGACCGATGGGACGGGGCGGCCTTCTCGGGGGCGGCCGATGGCGCGGAGTCCGGCGATTCAGGGGATGCCGGCGGGCACGGTGCTCGCGTGCGGCGCGACGGCGACGGATGGGTGCTGACGCTGACCGGTTCGACCGGAGACGTCCGGGCGCGGTTCACCGGTGAGCCGGGCTGGTGCGTGACCTCCGGCGACGGGCCGGTGATCGCGGTCAGCGGCGGCTTCGCCGGTGACGACGAACTGCTGCTCGACGTCGCCTTCCTCGAGACGCCGCACCGGCTGCACCTGCGCTTCGACCGTGCGGCCGGCGTCGTCACGCGCCGGTGGCAGACGCCGCCGCTGCGCGACCCGGCCGACCTGCGAGATCTGACGGCACCCGGCGCGTTCGGGTGA
- a CDS encoding phosphatase PAP2 family protein, which translates to MTARVTDLEITYALQRVVVGGVLVVLAFLLGLVVATGAEPIDLDAWWNSLVTGIAPGFEPVSLFMNAAGGGWIATFAVPLGGLLVLVLMRRPWAGVYLIAASLGSVLLVQLLKQVFGRARPEEILVVSDYGSFPSGHTANAATLAAVAVIVFPRLWVTLVAAAWVVLMAFSRTHVHAHWFSDTVGGALAGVGAALLVAAAFTVPLYREQERHRLRKTR; encoded by the coding sequence ATGACCGCTCGCGTCACCGACCTCGAGATCACGTACGCGCTGCAGCGCGTCGTCGTGGGCGGCGTGCTGGTGGTGCTGGCGTTCCTGCTGGGCCTGGTCGTGGCGACCGGCGCCGAGCCGATCGACCTTGACGCCTGGTGGAACAGCCTGGTGACGGGCATCGCGCCGGGGTTCGAGCCGGTGAGCCTGTTCATGAACGCGGCCGGCGGGGGGTGGATCGCGACGTTCGCCGTGCCGCTGGGCGGCCTGCTCGTGCTCGTCCTGATGCGCAGACCGTGGGCCGGCGTGTACCTGATCGCCGCCTCCCTCGGCAGCGTCCTGCTCGTGCAGCTGCTCAAGCAGGTCTTCGGGAGGGCCCGCCCCGAAGAGATCCTCGTGGTCTCGGACTACGGTTCCTTCCCCTCGGGCCACACCGCCAACGCGGCCACGCTCGCCGCCGTCGCAGTGATCGTGTTCCCCCGGCTGTGGGTGACGCTGGTCGCCGCGGCGTGGGTGGTGCTGATGGCGTTCAGCCGCACGCACGTGCATGCGCACTGGTTCAGCGACACCGTCGGCGGCGCGCTGGCGGGGGTGGGTGCCGCGTTGCTGGTCGCCGCGGCATTCACGGTTCCGCTGTACCGGGAGCAGGAGCGGCATCGGCTGCGGAAGACGCGGTGA